CTGTCTTCAGTATACTGGCGGCTGAAAAAACGGTTGAGGTCTCGTTAAAACCAGAATCGCTCCATGAAATATGGAAGATTCAGACCGATCCGAAAAAAGCAAAACAGCCGGATCGGAAGGGAGAGCCTGCGACAGAAGATTCTGCCTATGTTTCGACAAAAGACGGAAATATTCAGCGGGTGACTGGTGAAGTCGTAGGGATGAATGAAACCAGTCTGCTGTTTCAATATCAGGGACAACAACGGGAAGTGAACCTGGATCGTGTGGTAGGTCTGGTGCTACATAAAAAGCGTATCAAGACAAAGTCAAACATGGCGTTACAGAGTCTGGTCGGGCTGATTGGTGGCACTCATATTCCAGGTGAAGTGCAGTTAGATCAAGGAGCGTCCGTGTTAGTCAAGATGCCTTGGGGGGGATCACTGACACTCAGACGAGACTATCTGGCGACCGTGAAAACGGTTAATGCCCGATCCGTTGCGCTGACCGAACTGACTCCTGAGACGGTGACACAAGTTCCTTTTTTTAATCAGCTGTATCCGTATCGGGTCAATCAGTCTTTTGCCGGCAAACCTCTCAAGGTGGGGACTCAGGTCTTTTCGAAGGGGCTGTGCGTGCATTCGAAAACAGAACTGGTTTATACGCTAGACAAGAATTTTGAAAAATTTTATACGGTTCCCGGGCTGCAAGCAGAAACGGGACAGCTTGGCAACGTGGCTGTAAAAGTCGTTGCGGACGGGAAAACACTTTATGAACAACCGGAATTTACCAGTACGACCAAGCAGGCACCTTTAGATCTGGATGTCACAGGTTGCCAGACGTTGACTCTGATTGTGGATTTTGGAAAAGGTCAGGATGTGGGCGACCGTTTTGTCTGGGGCAATCCCCGATTGATTCGAGCCGCACCAAAAGAACTGACGGCGAATAAAACGGAATGAAGATAAGTAATATGAATTGGTTTGGTTCTGCTATGACAAGACAACGTCGATCTCAATTTCAACAGAATGCAATTTTCCCAGGGCGGTTCCGCGGGCGTCTCAGCAGTCTCTTGGTGTTTGCCTGTTGTCTCGTTGGTCTGTTTTTTATGCCCGATCTGACCGCGGGAGAGCAAAAGGATCCAACAGCGCCTCGTTTGATCGTGCGGGATGTCAGCGTATTTCTGGTTTCAGCGCATGGCAAGAAGCTGAACGATGCGGCCCTGTTTCGTTCGACAACGCCCGGCTATATGTTGTCGCGCAGGTTGAGTGCGGATGCAAGTGAAAGTGATCAGCCTGCCCCGCTGGGGTTAATCACCTTCGAAGGGCCGCCTGTAAAAGATATTGATGTGCTGGTGGAATTTCCTTCCGGCCGCTTTTTGTCACATTGGCCTACAGCACGGATTCAATCAAAGCGGATCTACTGGCGCGCTCAGAATTTATCAAAAGAGAACACGCTTAGTATGCAGATTCCAGAGTCGCACTGGCTCAGCCATTTGCAAACCGCGGACCGCCTGTTTGTAAAAGGGATTGATAAATGCGAACGTTTTATTTTGTATGATGTGGAACTCAATCATACGCCGCGCATCACATTGAGCCATACGAAAGACGGATTTCAAATTCAGAATCAAGAAGCGTTTCCACTCAAAAATGTAACGGTGGTGCAACCGACTGACAAGAAAACGGACTGGAGACTGGCGACGGTTGACCTGGTTCCCAGCCCTGAAAAAACAGAAAAAAAGCCTGTTGCCAAGCCAACTGAAGCTGCGAGCACTAAAAAAGGCGACCCCTTATCGGATGAAAGCCTGACGAAGAAAGCGAAAGTGGAACAGGCGAAAGAAAAAGCGAAGCAGTTGGCGGCTTTGGGGAATAAGTTAAAAGAAGTAGGAGTCTTGCCAAGTGTGAGCGTTCCGGCAGCCAAAGCGGCAGAGAAATCAGCGACTCCGTCGCTCCGGAAGGCCCCACCAGTTGATGTGCCGTTCCAGAGTGCAGCGCCTCTTTCGCGGGAACAGGTGTTGGCGGAATGGGAGAAAAAGCTAGAGACACTGGATTTAGGACAGCCTGAAATTACACATGTCCTGAAAATTCTGGGACAGCATGCGTTCCGCGAAGATCAGGCGACGATCGTCTATTGTATGGATGAAAGCTATCTCGACAAAATCCTGCCATTGGAGATTACGCCTTTTCCTGATGTCGTACGCAGGACGGCGATTGTGATTCTGTTGGATGCGGACCCAGCATTGCTCAAACGCATTGATCAACTGATTGTGCAGCTTGGTGATCCCAAGTGGGAGAAGCGGAATGAAGCGCAGAAAAAACTTGAAGAATACGGGAAAGCCGCCCAGGTTCAACTGCAAAAAGCGACGAAAAATAAGGACCTGGAAATTGTCTTTCGTGCAGAGCAGATCCTGGAGAAGATCAAATAGGTCTGCGTTCACTTCACCACAACTGATTTAATGAATAATGATTGGCGTGATCGTGAACCCGATGACGAAAAAAGCCAGGGTCAGGCAGCCAATCAGAATTCGCATGGGGCCGAGCGGAACGGAATCATCGGCGGTCGGCGGGTGTGTGATGCCGAAGAAGACCAGCAACAGGATGATCAATGAGTAGCCGTAATCGTTGGAATAGATCATATAGATGATCCCCACGCTCAGAAACAGTCGCGCGATGAGATTCGCTTTTGGGCCGAGCATGGTGTAAAGAATGTGGCCTCCGTCGAGTTGGCCTATGGGGAGCAGGTTTAAGGCGGTGATGAAGATGCCGACCCAGCCGGCGAACAGCATGGGGTTCAGCAGCACATCCTGATTTTCTGCCAGTGGTCCGTGGACCAGTTCAACCATCCATTGCAGGATTAAAGGCTCTCCATAGCTGTATGTTCCCGCCTGGTTGGTAACAGTGATGACTTCAGAATTCAGCACGCCCCAATAGGCAAACGGAATGGCGAAGACGAGCCCGGCAAGCGGTCCGGAGACGGCGATGTCGAACATCTGTTTGCGGTTTGCGATGCCGCCCCGTTGCAGGATCACAGCGCCCATCGTACCAAAGGGACTGATGGGCATGGGGATAAACAGCGGTCGCGTAGCGGGGATATGATAACGCTTTGATTGCAGGTAGTGCCCCATTTCATGGGACAGTAGAATCAGCATGACCGGGCCGGCGTACGAAAATCCATTAGTGAGAAAAGTGGACCAGCCAACGTGTTGAATGAAACCGTACAGATCCCAAAAACCATGGGGAGTGGGAATAAAGGGTTGATGATTCGAGCCGCCCACGATCATCGTACTTAAACAGGTGAATATGAACAGAACCAGCGGAACGCGACTGCGTGGTACGCGTGCGGGAACTGGTTGAACGGGCCTGGTATGAGAAAAATCATTGGCCTCAGTCTGGTAGTCGCTCGGCTGCACAATAATGATATTGTCAGAGGGCGGTTGAGGGATATTTTCGTCAGACATAAGTCCAGATCTAAAAAATGAGAGTCGAATGATCGGATATTCGTATTTTATACTGCAAGATTGACAAAAATGAGTGGGATTTTCCGTCGATTTCGGAGAATTTTCTATCCTGGTCTATCTCTTGAAATCAGATGTCCGAATTCAGTACTTTCGCATGATGTTTATCGGAGCGGTGCCTGTCGAAGCATTTGGGCTGCTCGGAATACGTAATCGATGCCGCTGTATAATGTAATCAAAGCAGCCGACCAGATCGAAATATCCCTGAGAAGGATAAAGGCAGATGTATTAAAGGGAGATTCCAGACTCAATGAGAGCAGACTCAAAACGACGGCAACGCACTGAACGCCCATTTTGATTTTTCCGCTCCAACTGGCAGAGAAGTCGCGTCCATGACGTTCGAGAAAGCCGCGTAGACTGGTGATAAACATTTCGCGACCGATGATAATCAGCACAAACCAGGCATTGATGCCGGTTGCAGGACCGCGTTCCAGCAGAAAAATAAACGCCCCGCAGATGATGATTTTATCCACGAACGGGTCGAGGATACGGCCCAGAGTCGTGACCTGATTGTATTTTCGTGCGAAATAGCCGTCCAGGAAGTCTGTTGCCGCGGCGAGAATGAACAGGGCGGCGGAGGTTTTCCACCAGCCTTCCAGGTAGATCATCACAAACAGGACCAGCGACAGCACCAGGCGGCTAAGGGTGATCAGATTAGGTAAATTCCAGATTTCCGGTCCTAATAACTCGGTCCCTGAACCGGCATCCTCGGATTGGTTTTCCGATGTTGAATTCATATTAAGTAAAACGTTTCAGATGAAAATGAATAAGATAAAATATTCGCGTCGAGTAAAAACGCAAGGCGACCCGCGTGAAACGCCAGCACGCCCCCGAATTCACCATAGGCCAGACTCAACCCAGGCGCCACGATTAAACCGGAGACACGCTAAGCGGTATTTTATCGACTTGGCAAAGAACTTTACAGGTCAGCCTGTTTGCTTTTATGGGGATTCACCAATCGCTTTGTCGACTGGCAGTTCATAAGCGACTAATCTGGTATTGCTGCGTGCATAAATGCGGGTTTCCGCATATGCCGGATGTGCCCAGGTCTCGCTGATCAGATTGGTGCGGGTTAGTTCTTTGTAGCCTTCAGGAGTTAATTCGGCCAGAATCAGATCTCCCTCGGAATTGAGGATTAGAGCCCGCGCTGACTGATTGAGCCAGACGAGCGTTGCCTGTGGATTTCTGCTGTTTCCAGGGGTCATTTTGTTGTCATCATCCCAGATCTTTTTTCCGGTGGCGTATTCAAAGCAGGTCAGACCGAATTGTTTGTCCAGCAGATAAGCATAGCCATCGCGGTAGAGTGGTTGGGACATCAGTCCGCGTAGCGTGCGGCGGTCTTCCCATTTCAGTTCAGCCTGTTCGGGTTGTTTGCCGAGCTGAATGGCTTTGGAACCTTCCCAGTAACCGGCGACAAAGATCAGCCCCTCTTTTTCAATCGGACTGGCAATCGCCACACCGTAGGTGACCTTATAGGGGATCGACCAGAGATGTTTCCCGGTTTG
This window of the Gimesia fumaroli genome carries:
- the pgsA gene encoding CDP-diacylglycerol--glycerol-3-phosphate 3-phosphatidyltransferase; translation: MNSTSENQSEDAGSGTELLGPEIWNLPNLITLSRLVLSLVLFVMIYLEGWWKTSAALFILAAATDFLDGYFARKYNQVTTLGRILDPFVDKIIICGAFIFLLERGPATGINAWFVLIIIGREMFITSLRGFLERHGRDFSASWSGKIKMGVQCVAVVLSLLSLSLESPFNTSAFILLRDISIWSAALITLYSGIDYVFRAAQMLRQAPLR
- a CDS encoding NPCBM/NEW2 domain-containing protein, giving the protein MAVTTRTFFLSAMICGLSLLVCAVNFADEVTLYDGKKITGTIRAIDSNVMTIQTGKTSQKVSLFDVTSYQFIPPTLSQDLSQLVIDGEKASYATGPRTGKVKLRKGFHRFSFPYYHTTGLAKLKITLSGPSMKSAEIPKEMLFRVNTEVRAISSQEYKVDKEGYRLPINLKKPESAVAYRLMEWSPPQEVNSIYELKYIPVKKYGTSPRLAMLTRRSAIYFGIVYEGVIKIPRDGEYTFSVETDKNSKFKLFVGAYPRELYKQAKPIQKSGWRVTFSQQGELLGNIKEWNQERAVFSILAAEKTVEVSLKPESLHEIWKIQTDPKKAKQPDRKGEPATEDSAYVSTKDGNIQRVTGEVVGMNETSLLFQYQGQQREVNLDRVVGLVLHKKRIKTKSNMALQSLVGLIGGTHIPGEVQLDQGASVLVKMPWGGSLTLRRDYLATVKTVNARSVALTELTPETVTQVPFFNQLYPYRVNQSFAGKPLKVGTQVFSKGLCVHSKTELVYTLDKNFEKFYTVPGLQAETGQLGNVAVKVVADGKTLYEQPEFTSTTKQAPLDLDVTGCQTLTLIVDFGKGQDVGDRFVWGNPRLIRAAPKELTANKTE
- a CDS encoding site-2 protease family protein — its product is MSDENIPQPPSDNIIIVQPSDYQTEANDFSHTRPVQPVPARVPRSRVPLVLFIFTCLSTMIVGGSNHQPFIPTPHGFWDLYGFIQHVGWSTFLTNGFSYAGPVMLILLSHEMGHYLQSKRYHIPATRPLFIPMPISPFGTMGAVILQRGGIANRKQMFDIAVSGPLAGLVFAIPFAYWGVLNSEVITVTNQAGTYSYGEPLILQWMVELVHGPLAENQDVLLNPMLFAGWVGIFITALNLLPIGQLDGGHILYTMLGPKANLIARLFLSVGIIYMIYSNDYGYSLIILLLVFFGITHPPTADDSVPLGPMRILIGCLTLAFFVIGFTITPIIIH